One region of Deltaproteobacteria bacterium genomic DNA includes:
- a CDS encoding response regulator — protein MATSRVLIVEADQELGLSMASVIHRQGVETEIVETAPEARRVLEERGAALVIVRAELEGTSGFAFTGRLKKSPETAEIKVILISSESTPAAIEQHRSGPAPADGYLLVPFEMSSLERMITEFIPEGSGEPEAAEAAGAEPADGGEAPVEAVAEAPAEGGQPEIPTEGDVDAALDDAFSGQGGGSSDPLAGVPEVPAEAYAALGQAPGAPPGLPPKLPSRARKESVTEEDRAFIDQLFGSLADRKSELLAEARRRKAEARPKRRSTLGGPEEKIQALREELKDRDIAVARLSEIWRAREREVGGFEDRVHEKEVEAQGLKLQLQDMVSRLEKARSVLEQREAEHSAMVDSLLSQKVMEEKDLIEVVAGKEKQVNDLRREVRAREDEVSSLGVALEQAQQDHDVLEKRSQRALLAAEMRETKLKGSLAEREGQVANLQIDVAVARDEIAARAAEAEEREALQKQAYRELQATLEKVEADRDWKLREKMEEMDRAQAAILQLEKDLDATRTQHDEELTELNGLLTESETQIDELEAMLLRTEQQRDAVSQSLRDRLQDRATTIAELQGELQETRAEGVRREAELGETLEEERARVVDLETSLLRSREAASEAEAELRNRISELEKSLEDARNEHATFAEEAEAREAGLNEELSSARERIGELEGELEALEIAKKEQAEELHAEIASRDEALAKLQQELEETRADLERQLAQANADIEGLRGVRENLTEELNTSRQENATLTGSLDEARSRIGSLESDLQTSREESSRLTGDLGSARERIAGLEDDLTALQEAKEASEEALRDELGARDETIVGLNAQIAELSADKTGLEGELERTREKISGLEGDLAALGQARDTLEQNLRAEIAARDEGMAGLEGELGEARGRIGQLEGELGEANERIENLRAAVADGESQTQTLEHEAAEAAQAAAKRETELHGIIQARDQSLAELQAALEQTRVAGEAQATELQASVADREEQIQRLTEQLSESNRNQAALQSQSGEQIAALQAQLAEAQQQGQALGAQLAEAQAGLQQAAADAKAAADAHVAEMHAMRADAQAQIAEADEMGKAQGVALSSMTEQNSALEEQVKALGRQLEELQARATSEAEAAGERARKLGAELDDTQSRLSAVQAELDETRAAQHQAEESLRSEKASHATALEAAEEKRKETVTKANGFIEQAKEQIAAYKKKMAAMESKLETAAQAQANAEKSVQQRMKGAEKTLSDLRDRLEKATTEAREMRAKVIAAKEEARAEAKVEIEKREASRSQELKRLQAALQEKSKALKVAELELGRLKTRGAKARPAGQGTGVRERPEISDEDASSKTMVAPIPKAEDEDDELGDILDNLGG, from the coding sequence ATGGCGACATCCAGAGTGCTCATCGTCGAGGCCGATCAGGAGCTGGGCCTGTCCATGGCCTCGGTCATCCATCGGCAGGGTGTGGAAACCGAGATCGTCGAGACGGCCCCGGAAGCCAGACGGGTCCTGGAGGAGCGCGGCGCCGCCCTGGTGATCGTCCGCGCCGAGCTCGAGGGGACCTCGGGCTTCGCCTTCACCGGGAGGCTGAAGAAGTCCCCGGAGACCGCCGAAATCAAGGTGATCCTCATCTCCAGCGAGTCCACGCCCGCGGCCATCGAGCAGCACCGCAGCGGCCCGGCGCCCGCCGACGGCTACCTCCTGGTGCCCTTCGAGATGAGCAGCCTCGAACGGATGATCACGGAGTTCATTCCCGAGGGGTCGGGCGAGCCGGAGGCCGCGGAGGCGGCCGGGGCCGAGCCGGCCGACGGGGGTGAGGCCCCGGTCGAGGCCGTCGCCGAGGCCCCCGCCGAGGGGGGGCAGCCCGAGATCCCCACCGAGGGGGACGTGGACGCCGCCCTCGACGACGCCTTCTCCGGTCAGGGGGGAGGCAGCAGCGATCCCCTCGCCGGGGTCCCCGAGGTCCCCGCCGAGGCCTACGCGGCCCTCGGCCAGGCGCCCGGCGCCCCTCCGGGGCTGCCTCCGAAGCTGCCCTCCCGGGCCCGGAAGGAGTCGGTCACCGAGGAGGATCGGGCCTTCATCGATCAGCTCTTCGGCTCCCTCGCCGACCGCAAGTCCGAGCTGCTGGCCGAGGCCCGCCGCCGCAAGGCCGAGGCGCGGCCCAAGCGGCGCAGCACCCTCGGCGGCCCCGAGGAGAAGATCCAGGCCCTGCGGGAGGAGCTCAAGGATCGCGACATCGCCGTGGCCCGCCTCTCCGAGATCTGGCGGGCGCGCGAGCGCGAGGTCGGCGGCTTCGAGGACCGGGTCCACGAGAAGGAGGTCGAGGCCCAGGGCCTGAAGCTCCAGCTCCAGGACATGGTCTCGCGCCTCGAGAAGGCCCGCTCCGTGCTCGAGCAGCGCGAGGCCGAGCACTCGGCGATGGTCGACAGCCTCCTCTCCCAGAAGGTGATGGAGGAGAAGGACCTCATCGAGGTGGTCGCGGGCAAGGAGAAGCAGGTCAACGACCTGCGCCGTGAGGTCCGCGCCCGGGAGGACGAGGTCTCCTCCCTCGGGGTCGCCCTCGAGCAGGCCCAGCAGGACCACGACGTCCTCGAGAAGCGCAGCCAGCGGGCGCTCCTCGCCGCCGAGATGCGGGAGACCAAGCTCAAGGGCTCGCTGGCCGAGCGCGAGGGGCAGGTCGCCAACCTCCAGATCGACGTCGCCGTCGCGCGCGACGAGATCGCCGCCCGGGCCGCCGAGGCCGAGGAGCGGGAGGCGCTGCAGAAGCAGGCCTACCGGGAGCTGCAGGCCACCCTCGAGAAGGTGGAGGCCGACCGGGACTGGAAGCTGCGCGAGAAGATGGAGGAGATGGACCGGGCGCAGGCGGCCATCCTGCAGCTCGAGAAGGATCTCGACGCCACCCGGACCCAGCACGACGAGGAGCTCACCGAACTCAACGGGCTGCTCACCGAGTCCGAGACCCAGATCGACGAGCTGGAGGCGATGCTGCTGCGCACCGAGCAGCAGCGTGACGCCGTCAGCCAGAGCCTGCGGGATCGCCTGCAGGATCGCGCCACCACCATCGCCGAGCTCCAGGGCGAGCTCCAGGAGACCCGGGCCGAGGGCGTGCGCCGCGAGGCCGAGCTCGGCGAGACCCTCGAGGAGGAGCGCGCCCGCGTCGTCGATCTCGAGACCAGCCTGCTGCGCAGCCGCGAGGCGGCCAGCGAGGCCGAGGCCGAGCTGCGCAACCGGATCTCCGAGCTGGAGAAGTCCCTCGAGGACGCCCGGAACGAGCACGCGACCTTCGCCGAGGAGGCCGAGGCCCGCGAGGCGGGGCTGAACGAGGAGCTCTCCTCCGCCCGCGAGCGGATCGGTGAGCTCGAGGGCGAGCTCGAGGCCCTGGAGATCGCCAAGAAGGAGCAGGCCGAGGAGCTGCACGCCGAGATCGCCTCGCGCGACGAGGCCCTCGCCAAGCTGCAGCAGGAACTCGAGGAGACCCGCGCGGACCTCGAGCGGCAGCTGGCCCAGGCCAACGCCGACATCGAGGGTCTGCGGGGCGTGCGCGAGAACCTCACCGAGGAGCTCAACACCTCCCGCCAGGAGAACGCGACCCTCACCGGCTCCCTGGACGAGGCCCGCTCGCGGATCGGCTCGCTGGAGTCCGACCTGCAGACCTCCCGGGAGGAGTCCTCCCGGCTCACCGGGGATCTGGGCTCGGCCCGCGAGCGCATCGCCGGACTGGAGGACGATCTCACCGCCCTGCAGGAGGCCAAGGAGGCCTCCGAGGAGGCGCTGCGAGACGAGCTCGGCGCCCGGGACGAGACCATCGTGGGGCTCAACGCCCAGATCGCCGAGCTCTCGGCCGACAAGACCGGCCTCGAGGGCGAGCTGGAGCGGACCCGGGAGAAGATCTCCGGGCTCGAGGGCGACCTCGCTGCCCTGGGTCAGGCGCGGGACACCCTGGAGCAGAACCTCCGGGCCGAGATCGCCGCCCGGGACGAGGGAATGGCCGGGCTCGAGGGCGAGCTGGGCGAGGCCCGGGGGCGCATCGGGCAGCTCGAGGGCGAGCTGGGCGAGGCGAACGAGCGCATCGAGAACCTCCGGGCGGCGGTGGCCGACGGCGAGAGCCAGACCCAGACCCTGGAGCACGAGGCCGCCGAGGCGGCGCAGGCCGCGGCGAAGCGCGAGACCGAGCTGCACGGGATCATCCAGGCCCGGGATCAGAGCCTGGCCGAGCTGCAGGCCGCGCTCGAGCAGACCCGCGTGGCCGGCGAGGCCCAGGCCACCGAGCTGCAGGCCTCGGTCGCCGATCGCGAGGAGCAGATCCAGCGCCTCACCGAGCAGCTCTCGGAGTCCAACCGCAACCAGGCGGCCCTCCAGAGCCAGAGCGGCGAGCAGATCGCCGCCCTCCAGGCCCAGCTGGCCGAGGCCCAGCAGCAGGGTCAGGCCCTCGGCGCGCAGCTGGCCGAGGCCCAGGCCGGCCTGCAGCAGGCCGCGGCCGACGCCAAGGCGGCCGCCGACGCTCACGTCGCCGAGATGCACGCCATGCGGGCGGATGCCCAGGCGCAGATCGCCGAGGCCGACGAGATGGGCAAGGCCCAGGGCGTGGCCCTGAGCTCGATGACCGAGCAGAACTCCGCCCTCGAGGAGCAGGTGAAGGCCCTCGGTCGGCAGCTCGAGGAGCTGCAGGCGCGGGCCACCAGCGAGGCCGAGGCCGCCGGCGAGCGCGCCCGGAAGCTGGGCGCCGAGCTCGACGACACCCAGAGCCGCCTCTCGGCGGTGCAGGCCGAGCTCGACGAGACCCGGGCGGCCCAGCACCAGGCCGAGGAGTCCCTGCGCTCGGAGAAGGCCTCCCACGCGACCGCCCTCGAGGCCGCCGAGGAGAAGCGCAAGGAGACCGTCACCAAGGCCAACGGCTTCATCGAGCAGGCCAAGGAGCAGATCGCCGCCTACAAGAAGAAGATGGCCGCGATGGAGTCCAAGCTCGAGACCGCCGCCCAGGCCCAGGCCAACGCCGAGAAGAGCGTGCAGCAGCGGATGAAGGGGGCCGAGAAGACCCTCTCCGATCTGCGCGATCGCCTGGAGAAGGCCACGACCGAGGCCCGGGAGATGCGGGCGAAGGTCATCGCGGCCAAGGAGGAGGCGCGGGCCGAGGCCAAGGTCGAGATCGAGAAGCGGGAGGCCAGCCGCTCCCAGGAGCTCAAGCGCCTGCAGGCCGCCCTCCAGGAGAAGTCCAAGGCCCTCAAGGTCGCGGAGCTGGAGCTGGGGCGCCTGAAGACCCGCGGCGCCAAGGCCCGGCCGGCCGGCCAGGGGACCGGCGTCCGCGAGCGGCCGGAGATCTCGGACGAGGATGCGTCCTCCAAGACCATGGTGGCGCCCATCCCCAAGGCCGAGGACGAGGACGACGAGCTGGGCGACATCCTCGACAACCTCGGGGGCTAG